The Lutibacter sp. Hel_I_33_5 genome has a window encoding:
- a CDS encoding exodeoxyribonuclease V subunit beta, translated as MQNQSTFQVYNASAGSGKTFTLVKEYLKVLLGSSDIFRFQKVLAITFTNKAAAEMKERVLENLKTFSEGNENDLLHIILEEIAIDKPTIIDRSQKIIDAILQNYSAFSITTIDSFTHKIIKSFAYDLGLSLNFEVEMDAISLLNEAVDILISKIGTDEKLTKLLIDFSLDKADDDTSWDISRELNEFSKILLNEDDTKHFKKLANKKLDDFTSLKNKLSKHQKEIKKQFQEIGNYGLQIIASTDLEHNDFYRSMLPNHFVSLSKNPENTKFFEASKLRERIEENNFYAKSKSDEIKNSIEGILSELLELYKKSEQLYQQFVLNKLALKSIIPLAVLNNINQELSTIKEENNLRLNAEFNQLISDNIKEQPAPFIYERIGQRFMHYFIDEMQDTSVLQWQNLIPLIDNALVQENSNLLLVGDGKQAIYRWRGGKAEQFIELGSGTMNPFNIEKEPKTLATNFRSYSEVIDFNNQFFQHTSQFLQNQSYRELFVDGNKQLITDKKGGFVSLSFLEKQEEKEEEQIKYPKKVLETILNLQGDFSLSEVCVLVRKKKEGIAVANYLSEKGIDIISSETLLLSNSAKVNFIIDVLQVIQHPTDKETWLNVLYFLHQHLYIKEDKHSFVSEVIHQSNQEIFNQLKKYGIDFSLSAFHQYPFYEKVEEIIRSFKLINSSDAYVQFFLDVVLEQQRKGTSIQEFLDFWDHKKEVLSIVAPENSDAVQVMTIHKSKGLEFPVVIFPYDLNIYYQREPKIWLNDLSENFEGFKELLVPFTKEIGYVNNVGAEIYQEQRELLELDNFNLLYVALTRSVEQLYIITEKKISAKGDENTNYYSGIFINYLKGINIWNNEQLEYSFGDKKRISKKEEKASLTETQEAFISTPWQEHNIYMLASASKLWNTKQGEAIDFGNLIHEMMSKINTESDVKNIVANYVNTGELPKEKSQDILYLIYSIINHSGLKEYFSENVTIYNEREIVSIDGQIIIPDRLVFNQNNEVTIIDYKTGNQSKSHHQQVLKYEQVLKSMHFKVMKKLLVYINEEITLIEV; from the coding sequence TTGCAAAATCAATCAACTTTTCAAGTTTATAATGCATCCGCTGGAAGCGGAAAAACGTTTACGCTTGTAAAAGAGTATCTAAAGGTTTTGTTAGGTTCTTCGGATATTTTTAGGTTTCAAAAAGTGTTGGCAATTACGTTTACCAACAAAGCAGCTGCCGAAATGAAAGAACGTGTTTTAGAAAATCTAAAAACGTTTTCTGAAGGAAATGAAAACGATTTATTACATATTATTTTAGAAGAAATAGCGATTGATAAACCCACAATTATTGATAGAAGTCAAAAAATAATTGATGCTATTCTTCAAAATTATTCTGCTTTTTCAATTACTACCATTGATAGTTTTACACATAAAATAATCAAAAGTTTTGCTTATGATTTAGGATTATCGCTAAATTTTGAAGTAGAAATGGATGCAATTTCTTTGCTAAACGAAGCTGTTGATATATTGATTTCTAAAATTGGAACTGATGAAAAATTAACTAAATTATTAATTGATTTTTCATTAGATAAAGCTGATGACGACACTTCTTGGGATATTTCTAGAGAACTGAATGAGTTTTCTAAAATTTTGTTGAATGAAGATGATACCAAGCATTTTAAAAAATTAGCTAATAAAAAATTAGATGATTTCACAAGTTTAAAAAACAAACTCAGTAAACATCAAAAAGAGATAAAAAAACAGTTTCAAGAGATTGGGAATTATGGGTTACAAATAATTGCTTCAACCGATTTAGAGCATAATGATTTTTACAGATCTATGCTACCAAATCATTTTGTGAGTCTGTCTAAAAATCCAGAAAACACCAAATTTTTTGAAGCAAGTAAACTTAGAGAACGTATTGAAGAAAATAACTTTTATGCGAAGTCTAAATCGGATGAAATTAAAAATTCTATTGAAGGAATTTTATCTGAATTATTAGAACTCTACAAAAAATCTGAACAATTATATCAGCAGTTTGTGTTGAATAAATTGGCGTTAAAAAGTATTATTCCTTTAGCGGTTTTAAACAATATCAATCAAGAATTATCAACTATAAAAGAAGAAAATAATTTACGGTTAAATGCAGAATTTAATCAATTAATTTCTGATAATATAAAAGAACAACCAGCGCCATTTATTTATGAGCGAATTGGGCAACGATTTATGCATTATTTTATTGATGAAATGCAAGATACGTCTGTGTTGCAATGGCAAAATTTAATTCCGTTGATAGACAATGCGTTGGTGCAAGAGAATAGTAATTTGTTATTAGTTGGTGACGGAAAACAAGCTATTTATCGTTGGCGTGGCGGAAAAGCAGAACAGTTTATAGAGTTGGGTTCTGGCACTATGAATCCGTTTAATATTGAAAAAGAACCAAAAACATTAGCAACTAATTTTAGAAGTTATTCGGAAGTAATTGATTTTAATAATCAGTTTTTTCAACATACTTCTCAGTTTTTACAGAATCAATCGTATAGAGAATTATTTGTTGATGGAAATAAACAACTTATAACCGATAAAAAAGGCGGATTTGTATCACTATCTTTTTTAGAAAAGCAAGAAGAAAAAGAGGAAGAACAAATTAAATATCCAAAGAAAGTTTTAGAAACAATTCTAAATCTTCAAGGTGATTTTTCTTTAAGTGAAGTTTGCGTTTTAGTTAGGAAAAAGAAAGAAGGAATTGCGGTTGCAAATTATTTGTCTGAAAAAGGAATTGATATTATTTCTTCAGAAACATTATTGTTGTCAAATAGTGCAAAAGTCAATTTTATTATTGATGTTTTACAAGTTATTCAACATCCAACAGACAAAGAAACATGGTTAAATGTTTTATACTTTTTACATCAACATTTATATATAAAAGAAGATAAACATTCGTTTGTTTCTGAAGTTATTCATCAATCAAATCAAGAAATTTTTAATCAGTTAAAAAAGTATGGAATAGACTTTAGTTTATCGGCTTTTCATCAGTATCCGTTTTACGAAAAAGTAGAAGAAATCATTAGAAGTTTTAAGTTGATAAATTCTTCGGATGCTTATGTGCAGTTTTTCTTAGATGTGGTTTTAGAACAGCAAAGAAAAGGAACGAGTATTCAGGAGTTTTTAGATTTTTGGGATCATAAAAAAGAAGTGTTAAGTATTGTAGCTCCAGAAAATTCTGATGCAGTTCAAGTAATGACTATTCATAAATCGAAAGGGTTAGAGTTTCCTGTGGTGATTTTTCCTTATGATTTAAATATCTATTATCAACGAGAGCCAAAAATTTGGCTGAACGACTTATCAGAAAATTTTGAAGGGTTTAAGGAATTATTAGTTCCTTTCACAAAAGAAATTGGGTATGTAAATAATGTTGGTGCAGAAATTTATCAAGAACAAAGAGAATTGTTAGAGTTAGATAATTTTAACTTATTATATGTTGCTTTAACACGTTCTGTAGAGCAATTATATATTATCACAGAAAAGAAAATATCCGCCAAAGGCGATGAAAATACAAATTATTATTCGGGAATTTTTATCAATTATTTAAAAGGAATAAATATTTGGAATAATGAGCAACTAGAATATTCTTTTGGTGATAAAAAACGGATCAGCAAAAAGGAAGAAAAAGCATCACTCACAGAAACTCAAGAAGCATTTATTTCAACGCCTTGGCAAGAACATAATATTTATATGTTGGCAAGTGCGTCAAAATTATGGAATACAAAACAAGGAGAAGCAATTGATTTTGGTAATTTGATTCATGAGATGATGTCAAAAATTAATACTGAAAGTGATGTTAAGAATATTGTTGCCAATTATGTAAATACTGGCGAGTTGCCAAAAGAGAAATCGCAAGATATTTTATACCTTATATATAGTATCATAAATCATTCGGGTTTAAAAGAGTATTTCTCCGAAAATGTAACCATATATAATGAGCGAGAAATTGTTTCTATCGACGGACAAATTATTATTCCAGATAGATTGGTTTTCAATCAAAATAATGAAGTAACAATTATTGATTATAAAACAGGAAATCAATCTAAAAGTCATCATCAACAAGTATTAAAATATGAGCAAGTTTTAAAATCGATGCATTTTAAAGTGATGAAAAAACTACTCGTATATATTAATGAAGAAATTACATTGATTGAAGTATAG
- the kbl gene encoding glycine C-acetyltransferase, producing the protein MYGKIKDTLKKELQEIKDAGLYKEERIITSSQDAVIKISTGEEVINFCANNYLGLSNHPEVIQAAKDTMDTHGFGMSSVRFICGTQDIHKKLEKKIAEFYTTEDTILYAAAFDANGGVFEPLLTKEDAIISDSLNHASIIDGVRLCKAARYRYHNNDMNSLEEQLIEANKQEHRFKIIVTDGVFSMDGIVAKLDEICDLADKYDALVMVDECHATGFIGKTGRGTVELKNVMDRVDIVTGTLGKALGGAMGGYTTGKKEIIEILRQRSRPYLFSNSLAPAIVGASLKVFDLISNDTTLRDKLEWNTNYFRTEMEKAGFDLVGADAAIVPVMLYDAKLSQIMANKLLEKGIYVIGFFFPVVPKEQARIRVQLSAAHKKEHLDKAISSFVAVGTELKII; encoded by the coding sequence ATGTACGGTAAAATTAAAGATACTTTAAAAAAGGAGCTTCAAGAGATAAAAGATGCTGGTTTATATAAGGAAGAAAGAATCATAACTTCTTCACAAGATGCAGTGATTAAAATTTCTACAGGAGAAGAAGTAATTAACTTTTGTGCAAATAATTATTTAGGATTATCGAATCATCCAGAAGTTATTCAGGCTGCAAAAGATACAATGGATACGCATGGTTTTGGAATGTCTTCTGTTCGTTTTATTTGCGGTACGCAGGATATCCATAAAAAACTCGAAAAAAAGATTGCCGAATTTTACACAACTGAAGATACTATTTTATATGCTGCTGCTTTTGATGCCAATGGTGGAGTATTCGAACCTTTATTAACCAAAGAAGATGCAATTATTTCTGATAGTTTAAATCATGCTTCTATTATAGACGGTGTTCGTTTGTGTAAAGCTGCGCGTTATCGCTATCATAATAATGACATGAATTCTTTGGAAGAGCAATTAATTGAAGCGAATAAACAAGAACATCGTTTTAAGATAATTGTTACTGATGGTGTTTTTTCTATGGATGGAATTGTTGCGAAACTTGATGAAATATGTGATTTAGCTGATAAATATGATGCTTTAGTGATGGTAGATGAATGTCATGCAACAGGATTTATAGGAAAAACAGGAAGAGGAACCGTTGAATTAAAAAATGTAATGGATCGTGTTGATATAGTAACTGGAACTTTAGGCAAAGCTTTAGGCGGTGCAATGGGTGGTTATACAACAGGTAAAAAAGAAATTATAGAAATATTACGTCAACGTTCTAGACCATATTTATTTTCTAACTCATTAGCACCAGCAATTGTGGGAGCGTCATTAAAAGTATTTGATTTAATTTCTAATGACACCACTTTACGTGATAAGCTAGAATGGAATACTAATTATTTTAGAACAGAAATGGAAAAAGCAGGTTTTGATTTAGTTGGAGCTGATGCTGCAATTGTTCCAGTAATGTTATATGATGCAAAATTATCTCAAATAATGGCTAATAAATTATTAGAAAAAGGAATCTATGTTATTGGATTCTTTTTCCCTGTTGTGCCAAAAGAACAAGCAAGGATAAGAGTTCAACTCTCTGCAGCTCACAAGAAAGAGCATTTAGATAAAGCAATTTCTTCTTTTGTAGCAGTAGGTACAGAATTAAAAATTATTTAG
- a CDS encoding OmpA family protein: MKQLKLAVIALFALVTVVNVSAQDENNPWVIGFGINAIDMYNGNDFASQIRDGLGSKDWNILPSISRISAEKYIDKGFTVQLAGTVNKIKHHIALNDSDYIIWSIGAVAKYDLNNLFGDTGMFDPYIFAGGDYVASGKSDQSELMGHGGVGFNLWLNDNFGLNFQHGSKLGFGEKVRSHYQNSLGLVFKFGGKDSDGDGVYDKDDACPEVAGLKEFNGCPDADGDGVKDSDDACPNVAGLAAMNGCPDADGDGVADKDDMCPNSKGTKANNGCPDTDGDGVVDKDDKCATVAGPSANGGCPWPDTDGDGVLDKDDNCKNEVGPASNNGCPEPVIKDDAIKAINMSAKTILFNSGRSSFKPGVTARLDAIVAIMKTNARATFAIEGHTDSAGRAASNLKLSNSRANAVMKYFVSNGVDASRLSARGYGEDNPIDSNKTRAGRANNRRVEIKVTN; the protein is encoded by the coding sequence ATGAAACAATTAAAATTAGCTGTGATAGCTTTGTTTGCGTTGGTAACAGTTGTTAACGTAAGTGCTCAGGACGAAAATAATCCATGGGTAATTGGTTTTGGTATAAATGCCATAGATATGTATAACGGAAATGATTTTGCATCGCAAATTAGAGATGGATTAGGAAGCAAAGACTGGAATATATTGCCTTCTATTTCTAGAATCTCTGCTGAAAAATACATTGATAAAGGTTTTACTGTTCAATTAGCTGGTACTGTTAATAAAATTAAACATCATATAGCTTTAAATGACTCAGACTATATTATTTGGTCTATTGGAGCAGTAGCTAAGTATGATTTAAACAATTTATTTGGTGATACAGGTATGTTCGATCCATATATTTTTGCTGGTGGAGATTATGTAGCAAGTGGAAAAAGTGACCAAAGTGAATTAATGGGTCATGGTGGAGTAGGATTTAATCTTTGGTTAAATGATAACTTTGGTTTGAATTTTCAACATGGTAGTAAATTAGGTTTTGGTGAAAAAGTAAGATCTCATTATCAAAATTCTTTAGGTTTAGTATTTAAATTTGGAGGAAAAGATTCTGATGGAGACGGCGTTTATGATAAAGATGATGCATGTCCTGAAGTTGCTGGTTTAAAAGAGTTCAATGGTTGTCCAGATGCTGATGGTGATGGAGTAAAAGATTCTGATGATGCTTGTCCTAATGTTGCTGGTTTAGCAGCTATGAATGGTTGTCCAGATGCTGACGGAGACGGTGTTGCCGATAAAGATGATATGTGTCCTAATTCTAAAGGAACAAAAGCTAACAACGGTTGTCCTGATACTGACGGAGACGGTGTAGTTGATAAAGATGATAAATGTGCTACAGTTGCAGGTCCTTCTGCTAACGGTGGATGTCCTTGGCCAGATACTGACGGAGACGGAGTATTAGACAAAGATGATAACTGTAAGAATGAAGTTGGTCCAGCATCTAACAATGGATGTCCAGAGCCTGTAATTAAAGATGACGCTATTAAAGCAATCAACATGTCTGCTAAAACTATCTTATTTAACTCTGGAAGATCTTCTTTCAAACCAGGTGTTACTGCAAGATTAGATGCTATTGTTGCAATTATGAAAACAAATGCTAGAGCTACTTTTGCGATTGAAGGTCATACTGATAGTGCAGGTAGAGCAGCTAGTAACTTAAAATTATCTAATAGTAGAGCTAATGCTGTAATGAAATATTTCGTTTCTAACGGTGTAGACGCTTCAAGATTATCTGCTAGAGGTTATGGTGAAGATAATCCTATCGACTCTAATAAAACTAGAGCTGGTAGAGCAAACAACAGAAGAGTTGAAATTAAAGTTACTAACTAG